A single genomic interval of Zingiber officinale cultivar Zhangliang chromosome 4A, Zo_v1.1, whole genome shotgun sequence harbors:
- the LOC121972144 gene encoding transmembrane protein 205-like, translating into MTWSTRFLTAVAFLSVGVVFAPDVFGSGPDAPAAAITAAKLLHLLAFATAWGSSLWVTFIGGIIMFKYLPRHHFGNLQSKLFPAYFTMVSVCAAISVAAFAYLHPWRSASSIEKYQLGFLLSALGFDLCNLIVFTPMTIEMMKKRHKVERDINIGDEVGISKNMEAAKSNAKLKSMNKKFGMIHGLSSLANLMAFGSLAIHSWYLADKLRF; encoded by the exons ATGACGTGGTCGACTCGATTTCTGACGGCGGTGGCGTTCCTTTCCGTCGGCGTCGTCTTCGCGCCTGACGTCTTCGGCTCGGGGCCCGACGCTCCCGCAGCAGCCATCACAGCCGCCAAGCTCCTCCACCTGCTCGCCTTTGCTACCGCCTGGGGATCCTCGCTCTGGGTCACCTTCATCGGCGGCATCATCATGTTCAA ATATTTGCCGAGGCACCACTTCGGCAACCTTCAGAGCAAGTTGTTCCCTGCCTACTTCACGATGGTGTCTGTGTGTGCCGCAATCTCGGTGGCCGCGTTCGCCTATCTCCATCCGTGGAGATCAGCTTCGTCCATAGAGAAGTATCAGCTCGGTTTCCTCCTCTCTGCTCTTGGTTTCGACCTTTGCAACCTGATTGTCTTCACCCCAATGACTATTGAG ATGATGAAGAAGAGGCACAAAGTTGAAAGAGATATAAACATTGGTGATGAAGTCGGAATTTCAAAGAATATGGAAGCAGCAAAATCCAATGCAAAACTCAAGTCCATGAACAAAAAGTTTGGAATGATTCATGGTTTGTCTTCCCTTGCTAACCTCATGGCATTCGGTAGCCTGGCCATCCATTCATGGTACTTGGCCGACAAGCTACGTTTCTAA